CCTTTGGCTACATCACCCTTAAAAAGCGCTGCCATTTCAAGGCTTGCTTCTCTGAACCCCTCTGCAGCTGAAAACCCCTTTGTACCATGAACAGCTATTGCTTTGAGATTTTTGGAACCCATCACAGCGCCTACACCTGACCTTGCCGCAGAACGGTTTGTATCATTTATGATTGCAGACATTAGTACGAGTTTTTCTCCTGCCGGCCCAATGCAGGCAACTTTAGCCCTTGGATCTGTCTTTTCCCTGACCAGCCGTGTTGTTTTATGCGTATCCTGACCCCATATTTCGCCTGCATCTCTCAATTCAACTTTGTCGTTTTGAATCCAAATATATGTTGGCTTTTCAGCTTTTCCTTCAATTATTATGCCGTCATATCCTGCTGCTTTAAGCTCAGGGCCCCAATAACCTCCTGAATTCGAACATGCAATAGTACCTGTCTGAGGAGACTTCGTCACTACCATAAACCGCGCCGCACAAGGAGCACCTGTTCCTGTAAGTGGTCCGGTAAATATAAACATCTTATTTTCCGGTGAAAACGGATCAACCTTGGGATCAACTTCATCAAGCAGCATCTTTGAGCCGATTCCTCGCCCTCCTATATATTTCTTTGCCAACTCCTTATCCAAATCTTCAACTTTATGTGCACCTTCTGTAAGATTTATTCTTAATATCTTTCCTGTCCATCCTTTCATAATGCCTTTACCTCCTTCAGTTTCTCTGCTAAAGTTGTAAAAAGTTTCTCTCTTTCTGCCCTTTCTTCCTCTGTTATTTCTCTCCATTCTATTGCACGGTCTTTACAAAATTTGACACATTCAGGTTCGCCGCCGCAAAAGTCGCACTTGATCGCATGTCCAAAATCATCGTAAGCAAAGATATGTTTTATTGGGCACTCATCTATACAGGCGCCACATCCTGTGCATTCTTCTTCATTGATTGTAACAACCCCTGTATCCTCATTCTTTTCAATTGCTCCTACTGGACAGGCAGGCAAACAAGGTGGGTCATCACATTGGAAACAGGTTATCGGATAGTAAGACTGCTCCTCTTCAAATTCAACAGCTTTGATCTTTGAATAAAAACTTGTAAAAACATTAAAATGCTTATTCGAACATGCTGTTTCGCACCTTTTACACAAAGTGCATCTCTTAGGATTAAAGTGGATAACATTTGGCATAAAGAAAAACCCTCCGCTTTATAAATTCTCATCCCAACATTTCAAGTGCAAATTTTATCTCGTCTCTTATATCCTCATCCTCTTCATTATTCAATGCAGAATTTAATAAATCACGAGATTTTCTACCTCTAA
This genomic interval from Candidatus Schekmanbacteria bacterium contains the following:
- a CDS encoding 4Fe-4S dicluster domain-containing protein yields the protein MPNVIHFNPKRCTLCKRCETACSNKHFNVFTSFYSKIKAVEFEEEQSYYPITCFQCDDPPCLPACPVGAIEKNEDTGVVTINEEECTGCGACIDECPIKHIFAYDDFGHAIKCDFCGGEPECVKFCKDRAIEWREITEEERAEREKLFTTLAEKLKEVKAL